The Halogranum gelatinilyticum genome contains a region encoding:
- a CDS encoding MTH865 family protein, whose product MANEEVTSEIREQLLEAFSGADYPVKNQMSLVPALPNGPGTRFEAGDVSFTAMEMAAKLGSHQDFPYDSAESLVDDVIEGLKAEGIL is encoded by the coding sequence ATGGCAAACGAAGAGGTCACCTCGGAGATTCGCGAGCAACTCCTCGAAGCGTTCAGCGGTGCCGACTACCCCGTCAAGAACCAGATGTCGCTCGTCCCCGCCCTCCCGAACGGTCCGGGCACGCGGTTCGAAGCCGGCGACGTCAGCTTCACCGCGATGGAGATGGCCGCGAAGCTCGGCAGCCACCAGGACTTCCCGTACGACTCGGCGGAGTCTCTCGTCGACGACGTCATCGAGGGTCTCAAGGCCGAAGGAATCCTCTGA
- a CDS encoding DUF7839 domain-containing protein yields the protein MSGALEDKRTATRFRILVEIADRQPAVSQGEIAEAVGVTSQAVSEYIRDLVEDDLVEKEGRSRYRVTKEGVDWLFKEAKSIRRFADHVTEDVLESVQEDAAVATADVEAGETVTLSLRDGLLHATPGDEGPAIGVATTDAEAGTDVSVTGFEGVIDFEPGSVSIYQVPPVRDGGSRAVDDGGLAATCEDADLVVAAGVEAVVTLRGLGVEPAVVVAAGSVATEAAARGLNVVVVATTDAIGRVTDELRDGDVTYEVRDV from the coding sequence ATGAGCGGAGCCCTGGAGGACAAGCGCACCGCGACACGGTTTCGCATCCTCGTCGAGATCGCTGACCGACAGCCAGCGGTGAGTCAGGGTGAGATCGCCGAGGCCGTCGGCGTGACGAGCCAGGCGGTCAGTGAGTATATCCGCGACCTCGTCGAGGACGACCTCGTCGAGAAGGAGGGCCGGTCGCGCTACCGCGTCACCAAAGAGGGCGTCGACTGGCTGTTCAAGGAGGCGAAGTCCATCCGTCGGTTCGCTGACCACGTCACCGAGGACGTCTTAGAGAGCGTCCAAGAGGACGCCGCGGTCGCCACCGCCGACGTCGAGGCGGGCGAGACGGTCACGCTCTCGCTGCGCGACGGCCTCCTGCACGCGACGCCGGGCGACGAGGGACCGGCAATCGGCGTCGCGACCACCGACGCCGAGGCGGGCACGGACGTCAGCGTCACGGGCTTCGAGGGCGTCATCGACTTCGAGCCGGGGTCCGTGAGCATCTATCAGGTCCCGCCCGTCCGCGACGGCGGAAGCCGCGCCGTCGACGACGGCGGTCTCGCCGCCACCTGCGAGGACGCGGATCTCGTGGTCGCCGCGGGCGTCGAAGCGGTCGTCACGCTCCGCGGGCTGGGCGTCGAACCCGCGGTCGTCGTCGCCGCCGGGAGCGTCGCGACCGAGGCCGCCGCTCGCGGACTGAACGTCGTCGTCGTCGCGACCACGGACGCCATCGGCCGCGTCACCGACGAACTCAGAGACGGTGACGTGACGTACGAAGTACGCGACGTCTAA
- a CDS encoding J domain-containing protein gives MLPEWLSLLPPWLLMGLGVGAAASVVVAGIFVVADRVFPTAPIDPSQTFDGTARRRAEIRDYLRTIGEAFAEDHPVHGHTVAFYLPSRDVAITFDAQAYFHIERAGTYAVLCEHEMPGSQLGRRLPFEVPELEVEEDLPDPVVAAFDRLGLSTTAERDEVKRAYRSQAKETHPDHGGDSEEFKQLREAYTTAKNHLDDSSS, from the coding sequence GTGTTGCCCGAGTGGCTCTCACTGCTCCCGCCGTGGCTCCTGATGGGACTCGGCGTCGGTGCAGCCGCCTCCGTCGTCGTCGCCGGTATCTTCGTCGTCGCCGACCGGGTGTTCCCCACTGCGCCCATCGACCCCTCCCAGACGTTCGACGGGACGGCCCGCCGCCGCGCGGAGATCCGTGACTATCTCCGGACCATCGGCGAAGCCTTTGCCGAAGACCATCCGGTCCACGGCCACACGGTCGCCTTCTACCTCCCCAGCAGAGACGTCGCAATCACCTTCGACGCCCAGGCGTACTTCCACATCGAACGCGCGGGCACCTACGCGGTGCTCTGCGAACACGAGATGCCCGGCTCCCAGCTGGGTCGGCGGCTCCCCTTCGAGGTGCCCGAACTCGAAGTCGAGGAGGACCTGCCCGACCCCGTCGTGGCCGCGTTCGACCGGCTCGGGCTGTCGACGACGGCCGAACGCGACGAGGTAAAGCGTGCCTACCGCTCACAGGCCAAGGAGACACATCCGGACCACGGCGGCGACAGCGAGGAGTTCAAACAGCTCAGAGAGGCCTACACGACGGCCAAGAACCATCTCGACGACTCTTCCTCTTAG
- a CDS encoding metallophosphoesterase family protein: MDDLSFRDRGVFVQGTGSLVVADVHVGRDEASSVEFPLGERADLHDRLDGLLTYFEPTEAVFAGDVLHSFSHASDATRAHLRDLVDCCREAGARPVLVAGNHDTHLADVWDGELHESYRLADGTVVCHGHEEPEPDAPRYIVGHDHPAIDIEGRRRPCYLLGAGTYRGADVVMLPAFNRLAAGVAVNEMRTSDFQSPLVTDVDALRPVVYDDDSHETLRFPPLGEFRRML; this comes from the coding sequence GTGGACGACCTGTCGTTCCGCGACCGTGGCGTGTTCGTGCAGGGAACGGGGAGTCTCGTCGTCGCCGACGTGCACGTCGGCCGCGACGAGGCGTCGAGCGTCGAGTTCCCGCTCGGCGAACGTGCCGACCTGCACGACCGGCTCGACGGACTCCTCACCTACTTCGAACCCACAGAGGCCGTCTTCGCCGGCGACGTGCTTCACAGCTTCTCGCACGCGTCGGACGCGACGCGTGCGCACCTCCGTGACCTCGTCGACTGCTGTCGCGAGGCCGGCGCGCGACCCGTCCTCGTCGCCGGAAACCACGACACCCATCTGGCGGACGTCTGGGACGGCGAGCTCCACGAGAGCTACCGCCTCGCCGACGGCACGGTCGTCTGTCACGGCCACGAGGAACCCGAACCGGACGCTCCGCGGTATATCGTCGGCCACGACCATCCGGCCATCGACATCGAGGGGCGGCGGCGGCCCTGCTATCTCCTCGGCGCGGGGACGTACCGCGGTGCCGACGTGGTAATGTTGCCCGCGTTCAACCGACTCGCGGCGGGCGTCGCGGTCAACGAGATGCGGACGAGCGACTTCCAGTCGCCGCTCGTGACCGACGTCGACGCACTCCGGCCCGTCGTCTACGACGACGACAGCCACGAGACGCTCCGCTTTCCCCCGCTCGGGGAGTTCCGACGCATGCTCTGA